From one bacterium genomic stretch:
- the rny gene encoding ribonuclease Y, protein MEQLLYIIVAALALAAGAVLGYFARQSIAKRKLGTIEEKLGKMISQAKAEAETILAESRVKAQKLLETTQKETETRHQQIFRAEGLLLKRENLLEERIDQIEEREQDFIEKVEKLKAVKKSIEELEAKTKAELERVAGLSGAEAKEELLKKVEAESQREILERMRKLEENGRDQFEKKAKEILAVAIQKQALSQVQEITTTTVALPNDELKGRIIGKEGRNIRTLEKLTGVEVIIDETPQVLVISGFDPVRRQIAKTALEKLIQDGRIQPARIEDEVARAESEISKQVRDAGEAAIYEVGIVGLDPKLVQLLGRLKFRTSYGQNVLLHSIEVSHLATALADEVGANAQVAKKAGLLHDIGKAVDQQIEGSHVDIGVKILEKFGAEKEVISAMKSHHEDYPYENLEALLVQAADQISGARPGARKDTAENYLKRLGDLEKIATSFPGVEKAWALQAGREIRVFVKPEEIDDLTAKKMAKEIAQRIQEELRYPGEIKVSLIRELRIVEHAR, encoded by the coding sequence ATGGAACAATTACTCTATATTATTGTCGCGGCTTTGGCTTTAGCCGCAGGCGCGGTCTTGGGGTATTTCGCCCGCCAGTCGATCGCCAAGAGGAAACTCGGCACCATCGAGGAGAAACTCGGCAAGATGATTTCCCAGGCAAAGGCCGAGGCGGAAACGATCCTGGCCGAATCCAGAGTTAAAGCTCAAAAGCTGCTCGAGACGACCCAGAAAGAAACGGAAACCCGCCACCAGCAGATCTTTAGGGCGGAAGGCCTGCTTTTGAAAAGAGAAAATCTTTTGGAAGAAAGAATAGACCAGATCGAGGAGCGCGAACAAGACTTCATCGAAAAGGTGGAAAAGCTGAAGGCGGTGAAAAAGAGCATCGAAGAATTGGAAGCCAAGACAAAAGCCGAACTGGAAAGAGTCGCTGGCCTTTCGGGCGCAGAAGCCAAAGAAGAGCTGTTGAAAAAAGTGGAAGCCGAGTCTCAGCGGGAAATTCTCGAGAGAATGAGAAAGCTCGAGGAGAACGGCCGCGACCAGTTCGAAAAGAAGGCCAAGGAGATTCTGGCTGTGGCTATCCAAAAACAGGCTCTTTCCCAGGTCCAGGAGATTACGACAACCACGGTTGCCCTTCCCAACGACGAACTCAAAGGCAGAATTATCGGCAAGGAAGGAAGGAATATCAGAACCCTGGAAAAGCTGACCGGAGTCGAGGTGATCATTGACGAAACTCCTCAAGTTCTGGTCATTTCCGGGTTTGATCCGGTCCGCCGACAGATCGCCAAGACCGCTCTTGAAAAGCTGATTCAAGACGGAAGAATCCAGCCGGCCAGAATAGAGGATGAAGTCGCCAGAGCAGAATCTGAAATTTCCAAGCAAGTTAGGGACGCCGGAGAAGCCGCCATTTACGAAGTCGGCATCGTCGGCCTAGACCCGAAATTAGTTCAGCTTTTGGGCAGGTTAAAGTTCAGAACCAGTTACGGCCAGAACGTCCTTTTGCACTCGATCGAAGTTTCTCATTTGGCAACCGCTTTGGCTGATGAAGTCGGAGCCAACGCCCAGGTAGCCAAAAAGGCCGGCCTTTTGCACGATATCGGCAAAGCAGTCGACCAGCAGATTGAAGGTTCTCACGTCGATATCGGCGTCAAGATTTTGGAGAAGTTTGGCGCCGAAAAAGAAGTGATTTCAGCCATGAAATCCCACCACGAAGATTATCCCTACGAAAATCTGGAAGCCTTATTGGTCCAGGCGGCAGACCAGATTTCCGGAGCCAGGCCCGGAGCCAGGAAAGATACGGCCGAAAATTACTTAAAGAGATTAGGGGATTTAGAAAAGATCGCCACCAGTTTTCCCGGAGTTGAAAAAGCTTGGGCTTTGCAAGCCGGAAGAGAAATCAGGGTTTTTGTCAAGCCGGAAGAAATTGACGATCTGACCGCCAAAAAAATGGCCAAAGAAATCGCCCAAAGGATCCAGGAAGAATTAAGGTATCCCGGGGAAATAAAAGTCAGCTTAATCAGGGAATTAAGAATAGTTGAACACGCCAGGTAG
- a CDS encoding N-acetylmuramoyl-L-alanine amidase, with protein MKKIKIGLIVLGSIALVGLVATGMISAQTSLQGKIIALDAGHGGDEVGAQYPANSGTSATIYEKDVNLAVVYALKAKLEGAGAIVVLTRKCDETISSRKSRVDMAIEECKSLGRKCDALVSVHHNGSTNSTDDGLLVIYNERQDKPLAIALHDALWTGLTKPPEPNVYKDEGLDNGGYGMTVYGHLVSALTEAYYITNDWEAQQYLNGTSTQVCSNSDGSAKFVLNGDRVNQEADALYIGLINYFNASPTKPGGKPGGK; from the coding sequence ATGAAAAAGATAAAAATTGGGTTAATAGTTTTGGGTTCGATAGCACTGGTTGGTTTAGTTGCGACCGGAATGATTTCAGCTCAGACTTCTCTTCAGGGAAAAATTATTGCCCTGGATGCTGGTCATGGCGGAGATGAAGTAGGAGCACAATATCCGGCAAACTCTGGTACAAGTGCCACGATTTATGAAAAGGATGTCAATTTAGCGGTGGTTTATGCCTTAAAAGCAAAATTAGAAGGGGCCGGTGCCATAGTCGTTTTAACTCGAAAATGTGATGAGACCATTTCCAGTCGAAAAAGTAGAGTGGATATGGCAATAGAGGAGTGCAAGAGTTTAGGCAGGAAATGCGATGCTTTGGTTTCGGTTCATCATAATGGTTCAACTAACTCTACGGATGATGGCTTGCTGGTGATTTACAATGAGAGACAAGATAAACCTCTGGCCATTGCTTTACATGACGCCTTATGGACGGGACTTACTAAACCGCCCGAACCAAATGTTTATAAAGACGAAGGTTTAGACAACGGCGGTTACGGAATGACGGTTTATGGCCATTTGGTTTCTGCTTTAACTGAAGCTTATTACATCACCAATGACTGGGAGGCTCAACAATATCTAAACGGAACATCAACCCAAGTTTGTTCTAATTCTGACGGATCTGCTAAATTCGTTCTTAATGGAGATAGAGTAAATCAAGAAGCCGATGCTCTCTATATAGGATTGATTAATTATTTCAATGCTTCTCCAACAAAGCCAGGAGGAAAACCGGGAGGAAAGTAA
- the clpP gene encoding ATP-dependent Clp endopeptidase proteolytic subunit ClpP encodes MNLIPTVIEKSQFGERAYDIYSRLLKERIIFLVGPISDVLANSIIAQMLFLDSKDSGKDIQLYINTPGGSVTAGLAIYDTIQYIKADVSTVCLGIAASMGATLLAAGKKGKRFALPNCEILLHQVAGGVSGQAVEIEITARQILKIREKLNEILSKHTGQPLAKIEKDTDRDFYLSAEEAQTYGLIDKVIKTKV; translated from the coding sequence ATGAATCTCATTCCAACCGTAATTGAAAAATCTCAATTTGGCGAAAGAGCCTATGACATCTATTCAAGGCTTTTAAAAGAAAGGATTATATTTTTAGTCGGGCCGATCAGCGACGTTTTGGCAAATTCAATCATTGCCCAAATGTTATTTTTGGATTCCAAAGACTCGGGTAAGGACATTCAGCTTTACATCAATACCCCGGGAGGATCGGTGACAGCTGGCTTGGCGATCTATGACACCATTCAGTATATAAAAGCCGATGTCTCGACTGTCTGTCTCGGGATAGCGGCTTCGATGGGAGCAACCTTGCTGGCGGCGGGAAAGAAAGGCAAAAGATTTGCCCTTCCCAACTGCGAAATCCTGCTGCATCAGGTAGCCGGCGGGGTCAGCGGCCAAGCTGTTGAAATTGAGATAACCGCCAGGCAGATTCTTAAGATAAGGGAAAAGCTGAATGAGATTCTATCAAAACATACCGGTCAGCCGTTGGCGAAGATTGAGAAAGACACCGATCGCGATTTTTATCTTTCCGCCGAAGAGGCGCAAACCTACGGTTTGATCGATAAAGTCATTAAAACCAAGGTTTAA
- a CDS encoding sodium/proton-translocating pyrophosphatase: MLYFPIVVSFFSLVFVFFLIRQVRKISAKADPKVGFFQNVWEETFLKREYRMIAVVAPLFFLILWTAFGFKSGLGFLVGVLAAVIVGLLGKAALYGSDFRGIETAGKSLKTSFKSSLALGLSVVGIGLLAVSVFCFFTHDLKVLVSLSLGGNLISAFGRIISGIYFGTVSIRKDLADNPEKETLEDNLKKTGAGSGINRSIAAAVDLFGTYVIVLVSAVILAETLFPGNASLAFLPILLAAITILAAVVGSFFVGFGENREIIGTFHKWLGVSIPIAAIGFYLAIRKIDLPASLPISGSGLYLASLAGLAVAVGIFIAAIYFASTKRKPVKTVASASQIGQDANIIVGLAVGIQSTIAPAALVFLGVFLSFLAAGIYGVALAAASVISWAAIAVSISVFCRLRDNFAGFSGTAETIEAMAGTYAVVSASLAALILFFAFNQELISSGARFQIFLDEPKIIAGLFLGSLLPCAFTFLLVSFIGRTAGKVTDEFKNFSYETKEQEKPEFRKLAEAIATVVFRQVPVFGLLPVFLPVAAGLIFGPLVLAGVLIGCLVAGLLLAISMILGGAVWNNARGYIEQGNYGGKGSPACQAAITGAAAGNFYKDAVGPALSSMIKIVNIVALLIVNFLV; the protein is encoded by the coding sequence ATGCTTTATTTTCCTATAGTCGTCTCGTTTTTCAGTTTGGTTTTCGTCTTTTTTCTGATCAGGCAAGTTCGGAAGATTTCTGCTAAAGCAGATCCAAAAGTTGGGTTTTTTCAGAACGTCTGGGAGGAAACTTTTCTGAAAAGAGAGTATCGAATGATCGCCGTCGTCGCTCCCCTGTTTTTTTTAATTCTCTGGACGGCATTCGGTTTTAAATCCGGACTCGGTTTTTTAGTCGGAGTTTTGGCTGCGGTCATAGTCGGACTTTTGGGGAAAGCGGCTCTCTATGGCAGTGATTTTAGAGGAATAGAAACAGCGGGAAAATCCCTAAAAACCTCTTTCAAAAGCAGCTTGGCGCTCGGGCTTTCAGTCGTCGGCATCGGTCTTTTGGCTGTTTCGGTCTTTTGTTTTTTTACTCACGACTTAAAAGTTTTAGTTTCATTGTCTCTGGGAGGAAATCTGATTTCGGCTTTCGGCAGGATCATTTCAGGAATCTATTTCGGAACGGTCAGCATCAGAAAAGATCTGGCCGACAATCCCGAAAAAGAAACTCTTGAAGATAATCTTAAGAAGACCGGGGCCGGCAGCGGGATTAACAGATCTATTGCCGCGGCGGTGGATCTCTTTGGGACTTATGTTATTGTTCTGGTTTCGGCGGTGATTCTGGCTGAGACTTTATTTCCGGGAAATGCATCGCTGGCGTTTTTGCCGATTCTTCTGGCGGCGATAACGATTCTTGCCGCCGTCGTCGGCAGCTTTTTTGTCGGCTTTGGCGAAAACCGAGAGATAATCGGAACTTTTCACAAATGGCTGGGCGTGTCTATTCCAATAGCAGCCATCGGTTTTTATCTGGCGATCAGGAAAATTGATTTGCCGGCGTCTCTTCCGATTTCAGGAAGCGGGCTTTATCTTGCTTCGCTGGCCGGGTTGGCGGTTGCCGTCGGCATTTTCATTGCCGCCATTTACTTTGCTTCGACAAAGCGGAAACCGGTGAAAACGGTCGCTTCGGCTTCACAAATCGGTCAGGACGCAAACATTATTGTAGGTTTAGCGGTCGGGATACAGTCAACGATTGCGCCGGCAGCCTTGGTTTTCTTAGGAGTTTTTCTTTCTTTCTTGGCAGCCGGGATTTACGGAGTTGCCCTGGCAGCCGCATCCGTGATTTCTTGGGCCGCAATCGCAGTTTCTATCAGCGTCTTTTGCCGCCTTAGAGATAATTTTGCGGGTTTTTCCGGAACTGCCGAGACTATTGAGGCTATGGCCGGGACTTATGCTGTTGTTTCAGCGAGTCTGGCTGCTCTAATTCTTTTTTTCGCCTTCAACCAGGAATTAATTTCTTCCGGGGCCAGATTTCAAATTTTTCTGGATGAGCCAAAAATTATTGCAGGGTTATTTTTAGGCAGTCTGCTTCCCTGCGCTTTTACTTTTTTACTCGTAAGCTTTATTGGCAGGACGGCCGGCAAAGTTACAGATGAATTTAAGAATTTTTCTTACGAAACCAAAGAGCAGGAAAAGCCGGAATTTAGAAAGTTAGCAGAGGCGATTGCCACGGTTGTATTCAGGCAGGTGCCCGTTTTCGGCTTGTTGCCGGTTTTTCTCCCGGTCGCTGCCGGCCTTATCTTCGGCCCGTTGGTTTTAGCCGGGGTTTTGATCGGCTGTCTTGTTGCCGGCCTGCTTCTGGCAATTTCTATGATTTTAGGAGGAGCCGTCTGGAATAATGCCAGAGGGTATATTGAGCAAGGCAATTACGGCGGCAAAGGAAGCCCAGCTTGCCAAGCGGCAATCACCGGCGCCGCCGCAGGCAATTTCTATAAAGATGCGGTCGGGCCGGCCTTGAGCTCAATGATCAAGATTGTCAACATCGTCGCTCTGCTAATCGTTAACTTTTTGGTTTAG